The genomic region AATTGTGGTGACTAAGTAAATTGTTGCCTAATAGACACTATTGAGACACCACCTTAAAATCTACCTAAGATTCTTAGAGATGTTGAGATGATATTAATTATTGACAATTATGATTCCTTTACTTATAATTTAGTCCAGTATGTAGGAGAGCTATGCTTAAATTTTAACCAAGAATTAGAAGATTTAAAAGTATCTCGAAACGACAAGATAAGTATTCAAGAAATCAAAAGACTAAATCCTAAGACTATTATTATTTCACCTGGCCCTGGCACTCCCGACAAAGCAGGTATTTCTAAAAGTGTCATTGAGGAATTTAAGGGAAAAATACCTATTTTAGGAGTATGCTTGGGGCATCAATGTCTGGGGGAAGTATTTAAAGCTAAATTAGTCCATGCTGATAGACTTATGCACGGGAAGATTTCTTTAATTTACCATGATCAAAGAGGAATTTATAAAAATATTCCTAATCCTTTTGAAGCAACCAGGTATCATTCTTTAATCTTAAAAAAGGAGACCATTTTAGAGCCATTAGAAATTTCTGCGTGGACAGAGGAAGAAGAAGTAATGGGTATTAGACATAAAGAATATTCTCTGGAAGGAGTTCAATTCCATCCTGAATCTATTTTGACTAAGGAAGGCAAGAATATTCTTAGAAATTTTTTAAAGGAGCATTGTTTTTATGATCAAAGAAATAATTGAAACCTTGGTCCAGGGTCATCATTTAAACTTGGAAGAATCGAAACAAATTATTAACATGATTATGGAAGGAGAGCTTACCCAAGCTCAAATTGGCAGCATTCTGACTGCCCTTCGGATGAAGGGAGAGACAGCTACAGAGATTGCTGGAGCAGCTTTAGCGATGAGAGAAAAAGCTGTCAAGATTAATGTTCAAGGAGATTTAATTGATACCTGTGGCACCGGAGGAGATAAAAGAAGTACCTTTAATATCTCTACTATTGCTGCTTTAGTGGTAGCAGGATGTGGAGTTAAGGTAGCTAAGCATGGTAATAAGTCAGTCTCTTCAAAATGTGGTAGCGCTGATTTATTAGAAAGCTTGGGAGTAAATATTAACGTAGAAGTGGAAGTAGTAGAAGAGTGCATTAATAAGATTGGATTTGGATTTTTGTATGCCCCTTTATTCCATAAAGCCATGCTACATGTAGTTGGCCCTCGAAAAGAGCTGGGCATTAGAACTATCTTTAATATTTTAGGTCCTCTGACTAATCCAGCCGGAGCTAAGTATCATATTTTAGGGACTTACGAGCCTAATTTAACTGAAACCATAGCCTTAGCTTTAAAAAATTTAAATTCAAAGAGAGCTTTTGTGGTTCATGGAGAAGATGGGTTAGATGAGATAACTTTAACTGCAAGGACTAAGATTTCAGAACTAGCTGAAGAGGAAGTAAAGACTTATTATGTATCTCCTGAGAACTATGGCTTTAAAAGATGCCAACTTAGTGATTTAAGAGGGGGAACAATTGAAGATAATGCCAATATTGCCTTGAATATCTTACA from bacterium harbors:
- the trpD gene encoding anthranilate phosphoribosyltransferase, with translation MIKEIIETLVQGHHLNLEESKQIINMIMEGELTQAQIGSILTALRMKGETATEIAGAALAMREKAVKINVQGDLIDTCGTGGDKRSTFNISTIAALVVAGCGVKVAKHGNKSVSSKCGSADLLESLGVNINVEVEVVEECINKIGFGFLYAPLFHKAMLHVVGPRKELGIRTIFNILGPLTNPAGAKYHILGTYEPNLTETIALALKNLNSKRAFVVHGEDGLDEITLTARTKISELAEEEVKTYYVSPENYGFKRCQLSDLRGGTIEDNANIALNILHDKDDPLKNIVFLNCAFALLCVNKVKTVEEGINLAREAIEKKKALEVLEKLKHFTQQREL
- a CDS encoding aminodeoxychorismate/anthranilate synthase component II, with translation MILIIDNYDSFTYNLVQYVGELCLNFNQELEDLKVSRNDKISIQEIKRLNPKTIIISPGPGTPDKAGISKSVIEEFKGKIPILGVCLGHQCLGEVFKAKLVHADRLMHGKISLIYHDQRGIYKNIPNPFEATRYHSLILKKETILEPLEISAWTEEEEVMGIRHKEYSLEGVQFHPESILTKEGKNILRNFLKEHCFYDQRNN